AGGATGGTGAAATCTCAGTAGCGTGGACTCAACCTTACAACGAAAGTCTGGAATCTGTTACTTACAGACTTTTTAGAGGTGAAGGGTTGTCTGGCATGGACCCATTGACTGAAATCAACCAAACTTTCCAAAAACAAGATACCTCTTACATTGACAAGGGACTTGATACAGAAAACACTCGCTACCATTATTGGGTAGAGCTTTCTTCCAGTGGAAATTTGTTGGAAACATCCAGAACAGCCTCTCAAGTAGAGCTCAGGGCTTCACCCAAATTGAATAGTATCATACTGAACTGGAAAGCTTCTGTTCCATGGAGTATAACCTCAAGTAGTAGACCTATTCATTATATTTTCAAAAAACTCAAAGAAGAGGATAATAGTGAATTCAAATTACTGGACAGTGTGATGGTTAGCAGCGAGGGGCTAATGTATGAAGACTTGTCTGAAGGGATGATTGAAGGACAAGAGTACTGTTACAAAATCCTTACAGTCGGTACCTATGAACAGTATGGCTTACCTGACTCATTGATCAATTATTCTCAGGAATTATGTGCTACATTATTAGATACAATTCCCCCTTGTCCACCTGTACTCACACTTGTTAGTCCAGACTGTAATGCACTTTCTCAAGAGCAATATAGTACAGATGATCAATGCTTACAGACCTATACCAATCAACTGTCATGGATTGATGGCACAGGAGACACATGTGATGACGATATTGCTTACTATAATATCTATTACAGTGAAAGGGAACAAAGCAGTTTGGAAGGGTTCAATAAAATAGGTTCAACTCCTGATCTACAATACCTTCACGAAGACCTTGTTTCCATTGCCGGAAGCTATACTGTTACCGCAGTAGACTTCTCTGGAAATGAAAGTGTATTATCCAATATTGAGGTTCAAGATAATGAATGCACAAGTTATATATTACCTAATGCATTCAGTCCTAACAATGATGGGATTAATGACCTCTTCATTCCTATGAGATGCCCTAGGTTTGTCAAGGAAGTTAAGTTTACAGTGATCAATAGATGGGGAGGTTTGATATTTACTTCTGATCAAAACCCAGAAATTAATTGGGATGGCAGAGACCTAGATGGGCAACTGCTTTCATCAGGTACTTATTATTATGAGGCTGAAGTCACATTTTACAGACTTCACGAAGAGGATGAGAAAACCACTTACAAAGGTTGGGTAATGCTTATGAGAAACAAAGATGACAATAATATAGACACGTCTATCAAGTAGTCATAAAACTACCCAGACAATACTTTTAAAGAGGAAAAGCGGAATGAAACTATATTTCATTCCGCTTTTATTTTACGTATACCAATAAAGAATTAAGCAGGAACCTTCTCCACACTTACTTTCCCTCTAACTCCTACCATAATCACAATCAGAGCACTTGCTCCCATCAAATAGGGATAATAAAGATATTGCATTACTTCTAATGGACTAATCACTGCCGCACCGGCCACACTTACAGCAGCCAATATTTGTGCTCCATACGGAATGGTTCCTTGTGCAAAACAAGAAAAAGTATCCAACAAACTTGCTGTTCGCCTTGGATCTAACTCAAACCTGTCTGAAATATCTTTCGCAATAGGTCCTGCAATAATAATCGCAACCGTATTATTCGCTGTACAAACATCTACAACACTGATTAATGCAGCAATACCCAATTCAGCACCTCGCTTACTTTTGACATTTCGTAATATCAAACTGATCAAAAACTCAATACCTCCATTCTTACGAATCAATTCGACAACTCCTCCTACCAATAAACAGATAATAACCAATTCAGACATTCCTGAAATTCCCTTCTGTACAGCCGCTATCCAGCCCCATATATCAAAACTTTCAGTATAAATACCAACAACTCCTGATATCAGCACACCTCCTGCCAGAACAAGAATTACATTCACACCAAACAATGCCGCAACAAGTACTGCTACATAAGGGAAAACCTTAATCAATGAGTACTCCAATTCTTCGTTTAGACTTGTAGCTTCTCCTCCTGCCAAAAACAGATACAATAGCATGGTTAATACAGCTCCAGGCAAGACAATTCCGATATTCATCTTGAACTTGTCTCTCATCTTGACTCCTTGTGTTCTTGCAGAAGCAATCGTTGTATCAGAAATCATAGATAGGTTATCCCCAAACATTGCACCTCCAATTACAGAGCCTAATGTAAGTCCCAACGGAAGTCCCAATTGCTCAGCTACTCCAACGCCTATCGGTGCTACAGCTACGATAGTTCCCACGGATGTCCCTACTGCTAATGATATAAAACATGCAATCAGGAAGAGCCCTGCCACCAAAACATTGGAAGGCAGTAATGACAGTCCCATATTAACTGTTGAGTCAATAGCTCCCATCGCTTTTCCAGTTTGGGCAAAAGCACCAGCCAACAGAAATATCAAGCACATCAACATGATATCTCTGTTTCCCATTCCTTTCGCAAAATCTCCTACTTTTTCACTGAGTCCCCTTCCCCGGTCCATACCAATGGCTACACCTGATGCTATTAGGAAAGCTACCCCCACAGGCATCTTATAAAAATCCCCTGTAATAATGGATACACAAAGGTAAACCAACAAAAACACCCCTAGCGGTAAAAGTGCCCATGCATTTCCTCTCTTGACAACTGTCGTATCGTTTTCTGTATTCAAAGCAATCTATAATTATTCACAAAAACTCTTAGAACTATTACATCTATTAAAAAGTTCCAAACTTAGCAAAAAATAAGCGGCAACCTCATAAGAGATTGCCGCCGCATATATTATATGGATAGGTATCTACCCTATACAAGTCCACTTTCTACAAGATATTCAGCAATTTGAACAGTATTTGTAGCCGCACCTTTTCTTAGGTTATCAGCAACAATCCACATGTTCAAAGTATTTGCCTGAGACTCATCTCTTCTCAACCTTCCTACAAAAGTTTCATCACGATTGTGGGCGTTGATTGGCATAGGGTATACATTGTTTGCTGGGTCGTCTTGCAAAATAATACCAGGTGCTTCTGATAGGATTGCTTTTACTTCATCCAAATCAAAATCTTCCTTGAACTCAACGTTTACAGCTTCAGAGTGCCCTCCGATTGTTGGGATACGTACAGTTGTAGAAGTTACCTTGATTGACTCATCACCAAAAATTTTCTTGGTTTCGTTAATCATTTTCATCTCCTCTTTTGTGTACCCATTGTCCATGAAAACATCAATATGTGGCAACACATTCAGGTCAATTTTGTGAGGATAAGCACGCTCACCTTCTACTCCCTGACGCTCATTCATCAACTGGTCAACAGCCTTTTTACCCGAACCTGTCACTGATTGGTATGTTGAAACCACTACACGCTCAATTCCATAACGGTTTCTTAGTGGAGCCAATGCCACAACCATTTGTATCGTAGAGCAGTTAGGGTTGGCTATAATTTTATCCTCTTTGGTTAATGTATCAGCATTCACCTCTGGTACAATCAGTTTTTTGCTGGCATCCATTCTCCAAGCAGAAGAGTTGTCAATAACAGTTGTTCCTACTGCTGCAAACTTTGGAGCAAACTCCAATGAAATGCTTCCTCCTGCTGAGAAAATGGCAATATCAGGTCTTGCTGCAATAGCATCTTCTATTGTAACAACAGTATATTCTTTATCCTGATAAGTAACTTTTTTACCGGCAGATCTAGCCGATGCCACCATCAGTAATTCATCAAAGTGAAAGCCTCTTTCTGCAATCACGTTCAGCATTTGCTCACCTACGAGTCCTGTTGCTCCTACGATAGCTAATTTCATGGTATAATCTTATGTTTCGGTATCTGATTCAATCTTCGTGCTTTCAAAAATCCTATTTTTTTCAACCTAAACAATACTTATTTGCATTTTTTTGCATTGGTAAATAACAATTTTGTAACATTTACAACAGATTGATATTTTCAAAACAAAAAGATAACCTTCGTTATACCTCAGACTTTTACTTTGATAAATACGCAGAAATAGGTCACCTCTAAAGCTCCCAACTGTCTTAAAATCTCCATCCTTTTTCCTTTCATTTAGAGATCTTCTGACTGTAAGAATTGCTAACACATATCAACAAGTTTAGCATAAGGTTCCTAAACACACCTGAAACCTTACGTAATATAGGATATATAAGAAAATGTAGTTTCATTTGTACGACCAAAATCAAAACCTTTTAAGACCTCCGGTACTCTTTAGTTTTTAATAGACTAAACGCAAACAAACCTCTCTTTACTTTACTACCAGCTATACTATTCAGTGCTTTTCCATCTAAAACTTACACCAACCAGGAAACACTGAAAAACACTTTCGACCATCATGAAACTTATATGTTTCTTCCTTCTAATCTTTCTACAATCAAGCACATTATTAGCTCAGCTTGACTCTGCTTCCTATACCTATGATTTTGGGGCAAGTCTTCATGGTGATACTATGTTAAGTATTGATAACACTAAGCACTTGAGTTACCATAAACCATTAGGTTTTGAAGTCACTTATCTTAGACAAACAGATGGCCGTAAATACTGGGAAGAAGTCCAAAATTATCCTCTTTGGGGTATATCACTGCAATACTTTGATTACAGAAGCAACATCCTAAAAAAGATGTTAAGCCTCTCTCTAGACTATCGTAGGAATATCTATAGAGGAAAAAGAGGGGCTACCTTTATTCCTCTTGGCATTGGGCTAGCTTATACTCCTGGATATTTTGACATCGAAAAGAACCCACTTAATACAGCCATTGGACAACCAGTTTCCTTTATACTCTATATCGGCATCCTCCAGCAAATACATATCAATAACTACTGGTCAATTGACCTCAAATTAGGACTTACACACTATTCAAACGGAGGACTATCAGCCCCTAACAGTGGTGTAAACCTCCTGAATACAAGTTTGGGAGTTAGTCGCAAAATACAGCAGCCTGATTTTAAGAAAAATCTACTTCCTCCAGCATTGGACAATAAGCTCCATTGCTTATTACAAGTAGCCACTGGTGCAAAAGAAGTATTGCCTACTCTTGGTAGATGGCCATTTTATAACGCTACACTCCTTTTTGCCAAAAACCTAAATTATAGACATGCTATCAATATTGGAGTGGATTATCAATATAGTGAAGCCTTGAAAAAGGAAGTTCACTTTATGCAAACGCAATGGTTTTACAACTCAACAAACGACAATGTACCTGACCACCAAACCGTCAGCCTTCTTGGTGGATATGAGTTTAAGGCGGGAAAGATCAGTGTACCTATTCTACTTGCTGCCCACATTTATAAAGAACTAGACACACTACCTACATTCTATCAAAAAATTGGACTAAGGTACTGGTTCAATAATTTATTCGCATCAATCACACTCAGAAGCTTTACTGGCAACTCAGATGGAATAGAATGGGGATTAGGTTTTAAAATTTAGCTCACATGAGAAAAATACTGCTATACCTCATTTGCCTAACTTTCAGTTTTGCATGTAATGAGATTGAATTTGATTGCTTCCAGTCAACAGGGCCTATTGAATCATATGAATTAGACTTCACTCAAATCGACTCATTAATTGTTCATGACAATATTGCTGTCTCAATCAGCTCTGCACCTCACCAAAGAGTTGTTACAGAAACAGGTAAAAACCTTTTTTCAGACCTTCAGTTTATTCAAAACGGAAAAACACTAACTGTTTATAATAATAATTACTGCAACTGGGTAAGAGAAAAGCACAGTCCTATACTACACCTATCTACATCTTCTCTCAAATACTTATCTCCTTCTGGCTCAGGAGACATCACATCAGCTAATCTTCTGACAATAGACACACTGACAATATTCACACAAAGAAGCTCCAGTAGTCTCCACTTGAAGATAAATAGCCAACTTATCAGAATCATCAGTAACAGTATCTCCCCTGTCACACTTGAAGGCGATAGTGAAGTTTTATCGTTAGGAATGTATTACAATATAGGCAATTTGGAGTGTAGTAAACTGAAGGCCAATACAGTTACTGTAAATCACCGAGGGCTTGGTAGGATTACTGTCAACCCAATAAAAATGCTGAGCGTCAACTTATACTCTGAAGGAGATGTAGAATACGTACACCAACCTGACAGTATTTCTGTTCAACATACAGGAGGAGGAGAACTTATTGGACCATAAATAAGCCCCTGTTTCATTAGAAACAGGGGCTATCTATTTTTATCTTAAAAGATGCCTTATGCAAGCAATCTGATTGGATCTTCCAAGAATTTCTTCAAGTCAAGTAAGAAGGCAGAACCTACAGCTCCATCTACTACTCTATGGTCACAAGACAATGTTACTTTCATAACATTACCAGGTACAATCTGACCATTTTTCACTACAGGTACTTGCTTGATACCACCTACTGCAAGGATACAAGAGTTTGGCGGGTTGATAATCGCTGTAAACTCTTCGATACCAAACATACCCAAGTTAGAGATAGTGAAAGTAGAACCTTCCCAATCTTGTGGTTGCAGTTTCTTATCAATAGCTCTCTTAGCCAAGTCTTTTACCTCAGCTGAGATTGCAGACATTCCTTTTTGGTCAGCATGTCTTACTACTGGTACCAGAAGTCCGTCAGGTACAGCTACTGCAATACCGACATGCACGTGGTCATTGAAACGGATCGCATCACCCATCCAACCAGCGTTCACATATTTATGTTTTTTCAATGCTGCTGCTACTGCTTTCACAACCATATCGTTGAATGAAATCTTCACGTCAGACACTTCATTCAGGCTCTTTCTTGCTGTAATTGCATTGTCCATATCAATGTCCAATGTCAAATAGAAGTGAGGTGCTGTGAATTTCGCTTCTGTCAAACGGTTAGCAATAGTCTTACGCATTTGTGATACAGGCTCATCGTAAGAGTGCTCAACACCTGCTGGTGCTGCTGCTACAGCTGGAGCCGCTTGAGGTGCTGCTGTAGTAGGTTGAGGTACGAACGCTTCCACGTCACGCTTCACTACTCTGCCATTTTCACCTGAACCTGGAATCATCGCAATATTGAAGCCTTTATCTTCAGCCATTTTCTTAGCCAATGGAGAAGCAAATACTCTATTTCCATCTGATTCAGGAGCTGGTGCTGCCGATCTTGAAACTGGTGCTGAAGCCGCAGGTGCCGCAGTTTTTTGTGGTGTTGCAGCTGGAGCCGATGCAGTTTGTTTCGGTGCTTCTGTTTTAGGAGCCTCTGCCTTAGGAGCAGCTTCTTTCTTAGCTGGAGCTGACTGAGATGCTTTCAATAGTGTTTCCCAATCTGCACCTGCTTCACCGATGATCGCAATCACTCCGTCAATCGGAACGTTAGTTACATCAGTGATATAAAGCATAGTACCATCGTTGTATGACTCAAGCTCCATAGTTGCTTTGTCAGTTTCAACCTCCGCCAAAACATCTCCTGAGCTCACTTCATCTCCTACTTTCACCAACCAGCTAGAAATAACACCTTCTTTCATAGTGTCAGACATCTTTGGCATTCTGATTACTTCAGCATTGATTCCTGAAGTATCTACTGCTTCAGACGCAGCCGCTTCTTGGGCTGGAGCCTCCTCTTCTGCTGGCGCAGCAGTTTCTTCAGCTGGAGCTGAAGAAGCACCTTTACCATCCAAAAGGCTTTGATAATCTTCTCCTGGTTCACCAATGATTGCAATAATGCCATCAATTGGCACAGCTGCTTTTTCTTGCGCTGCTATATAAAGAATTGTGCCATCCTCATATGACTCCAATTCCATGGTTGCTTTATCTGTTTCCACTTCAGCCAGGATGTCTCCTGAACTTACTTGGTCACCTTCTTTTACTAACCAAGACGCTATCACACCTTCTTTCATGGTGTCAGACATCTTCGGCATTCTGATTACTTCTGCCATAGTGAAAATTTTGTCTGATTATTCGAGATTATTGTCTAATTTTCGTTTTCGTGCTCAAAAATAGCAGGATTATTTGATTGTCACAATTTTGATTCAATGACCTTTTTTATCCCACCACACCACTCACACAGTTATCTCACTGGTTATGAAATAAGTAACCCCCACACACATCTAAAATAAGACCTTATAGCAACAATATGTATTTACAGATGTTTAAATGCCAAAGGTTTATTCACATAAAAGTAAAAAGTCACTTATAGTAGCATAAGAGAGATTAACATTTTCATTGAGCTTTATCATTAGCTTTTTTTCTTTAAAAATTCAATGTTGCATTATTCATATTGTACAATTTTATTTGCAACAGCGAGAGTGAAATGAACCCCTGCAATTCAATTAACTTTGACAAATACCTCCTTGTGAACTTTTCATAAGATTTTTGTCAGCTGTAATCATTGCAGCTATTGCCTCACGAAACGCCAGTACAGGACATTTCTAAATGACCAAGACATACCTTACAGGTTTACCTCTAAAACATTTAGGATTAACTTTTAAAGCTGTTTTTCAAATAGTTAAACAAACAACCACTATCAAGAGAGTTTTATTAGGATACTAAAGGCACTCTCCAATGTTTAGGCTTTATAAAAACAGCACAAATGAAAATAGCCCTGTTACAACCAAAAAATATTGACTATAACTCAAACAAAATTTTCACCACCATTTTTACCTAAAAAATTCAACTGATGATGACTTATAAATTCGCTCTGGATGAATCATTCCTTGAAAAGTACAAAAACACCAACCCTCCCTTTGGTTTTAACGGCTTGGGTGAGCTGGTGTACATGCGTACTTATTCACGTTTGAATGAGGATGGAAGTAATGAAGTATGGTGGCAAACTGTCAGACGTGTTGTTGAAGGAACCTATACAATCCAGAAAAACCACATTCTAAAGTACCAACTGGGATGGGATGACGACAAAGCGCAAGTTTCAGCCCAAGAGATGTACGACAGGATGTTCAATATGAAGTTCCTCCCTCCAGGTAGAGGCCTTTGGGCAATGGGATCGGAACTGACAACTAAACGTAACCTGTTTGCAGCACTTAACAACTGTTCTTTTGTAAGTACTGAAAAACTAAGCGAAGACCCCGTAAAACCATTCGAATTCCTGATGGACATGTCGATGCTGGGTGTTGGTGTTGGTTTTGATGTAAAAGGAGCTGGACAGGTTAAGATTAACCAACCAAACAAAGAAGAGACGACTACCTATGTTATTCCTGACTCTCGTGAAGGTTGGGTAACCAGTGTAGGTATGCTGCTTGACACTTACTTGCACCCCAACAGAGTTGCGGTTGAGTTTGACTACAGCAAGATTAGAAAAGCAGGTGAGCCAATCAAAGGTTTCGGTGGTGTAAGCTCAGGAGCAGAGCCTTTGAAGAAGCTACACAACCAAATCATTGAAAAATTTGATGGTCGCCCTGAAGACAGCCACATCTCCACAACTGATATCGTGGACATTATGAACATGATCGGTTGCTGCGTGGTAGCAGGTAACGTTCGTCGTAGTGCTGAAATCGTATTTGGTGATCCGAACGACGATGAGTACCTAAAACTGAAAGACTACCGTTGGAACAACGAGACCATGAAAATGGAAGGTTCTGCGGCACACCGTGCTGACTACGGTTGGTCTTCAAACAACTCTGTATTTGCAGAGGTGGGTATGGACTACGACAAGGTAGCAGGACAGACAGCCGTTAACGGTGAGCCTGGTTACATCTGGCTGGACAATATCCGCAAGTTTGGCCGTATGTGTGACGCACCTGACTACAAGGACGCAAGAGCAATGGGTACTAACCCTTGTGCAGAGCAGTCTCTGGAATCTTATGAGCTATGCTGTCTGGTGGAGACATTCCCTACAAGAGCGGAAAGCAAGGAAGACTTCCTGCGTACACTGAAGTTTGCTTACCTGTATGCCAAAACTGTAACGCTAACGAATACACACTGGGCAGAGACCAACCGTGTATTGCTGCGTAACCGTCGTATCGGTACATCTATGTCAGGCATTGCGCAATTCATTGAAGGCAATGGATTGGAAACATTGAGAACTTGGTGTGACGAGGGTTACAACACAATCCAAAACTGGGACAAGATCTACAGTGAGTGGTTGTGTGTACCACGCTCTGTAAAGACTACTTCTATCAAGCCTTCAGGTACAGTATCATTGCTGCCAGGTGTAACACCAGGTATGCACTACCCTGAGAGCAACCACTATATCCGTCGTATCAGAATAGCAAAGGACTCTCCTCTACTGGATAAATGCCGTGAGGCAAACTTCCACATTGAGCCAAGCGTTGCTGAATCAAACACAATGGTGGTTTCCATTCCTGTTGAGATTTCTAACGTTAGAACGGTTAATGAGGTAAGTATCTGGGAACAGGTTTCACTGGCAGCTTTCATTCAGGAGTTCTGGGCAGACAACCAGGTATCAGTAACCGTAACGTTCAAGAAAGATGAGGCGACTCAGATCAAGCCTATCCTGAACTACTACCAGTACCGCCTGAAGTCTGTAAGCTTCCTGCCTAAGCTGGAAATGGGTAACACGGTTTATCCTCAAATGCCTTACGAGGAAATCTCTAAAGACAAATATGATGAGCTGGTAAAAGGTATCAAGCCACTTAACTTCTCTGAAATGAGTGGTGGTGTGGACAGCGAAGCAGAGAAATTCTGTGACGGTGACCACTGCGTACTGTAAGCTTTAGCAGATCAGAAAATATTCAGCCCCTTCATGAAAGTATCATGCTTTTCATGAAGGGGCTTTTTTTATCATTGGCTAGAGCAACACACCTGCTCAAAAAGCGAGACCTTGGTGTTATTACCTTGCACGGATGGACTGCTTGCAATTTATCACTAGATTGAAACCCAATTATGTACCGCTACCACGATTACTGCTCTCAGGTAATGATGGAAAATCGGTAACACACTTTTCAACTGACATAATCCACAGAAGCCTTACCAAAGGCATTATTTCGTCTTTTTTAATCCTTAAACCTTGAATCATGGCACACACACACAAGTCTCCACTGGAGGAATCTCTACTGGCAGAAGCAGTAACCCAACCAACCGAATACGGTTACTACCTATCATACAATGATCTCTATTACAAGCTTGAATCCTGTACCGTTCGGTATGACTTCAGTTATCACAAACTAAGAGGAATTAAGCATATCCCTTTTCAGGATACAGACATAAAGGTAATTGCCCACTTTCCTGACTGGAATTACCAGCAGACCAACTTTTTCATACAGGGCCTCAACGACTTGAACCTTAATAATCCAAAGCAAACTGAACCTGTCTCCTTTTTCCAAAAAGGTGCTGATACCTATGAGCTTAGCTTCACTAATATTAGGGAAGGACAAATGTTATTTGTTTGTGAGTACAACAACCAATATGCCATGGGCATCGGCAGTATCTCAGATGCTTTGTTAGAGATGTTTAACTCAGGTGATGACAAGACTTCTTCTGTCTTTGGAAACATCACAATGGCTTTAAAGTCATTTCCTGAAAACCTGCAACTTCAAGCATTGAAAAGCATATGGGAGCAAAAGGAAACCGATGAGAAGACAGCCAAGATATGGGAAGTAGTCCTGCAAAAATATTCTGACTTTGAAAACAGGGAAGACCGTGAAGGCAAGCTTGTCTTTGCCGATGATACCCTGCACGAGATTCAGTACTACCTGTCGCTGGATAGCCACCCTGCCCAAAAGGAAGAGGCAGAAAAACTTATCCAGTTGCTGGAAGCATTCAAGAATGAAAAGGTAGAGCAAGTTAAAACGGAACTGCCTGACAGGTCACTGCTGGCAAAGAATGCCATAGTCTACAAGGGAGATTACTTCACCCTTACCACTGTTCAGATAGGTGATGAGTTGCTGCTTCGCTTCAATGGCATTCCAAATCATTTTGACGGGGTAGTGCTGCGACACAAGAAACGTATCCAGAATGACTTTACTGGCGACTATATCCTGCAAACCAATGAGGTCAATGGGGATAACTGGAATACCTTCTGTTGTGAGGCTGACAGCTGGACCGGAAGGTCATACCTGTTTGTATATCCACCACTGATTGACACGAAGGTGGGGGTACAGATTGACTACAGCAACACGGACGATACACCTGAAAAAGTATATGACGATTATTGCAGACAGTAAGTCTCAGTCAGGGTACCCACACAGGTACCCTTTCTTATTGCCATTGCTTGACTGTTTTATGTCCATATAATTGTCTCATCCATCTTCCTGTTTAACTTTACAGCTTCTTATTTTTTTGCCGGCGTATTTTTTAGGCTTGGCCATAAACTTTTTGACGATGAAAATATTGCTGACTGCACTTGCTGCATTGACCATTGGAATGGGTAATACATTCGCACAAGAACAAGACACTACACTAAGGCAACTGCCCGAAGCGACAGTCTCCGTCGGGTACCTTGCCGATGGGCAATCCCCCTTCACATTTCAAGATATCAGCCGTGAAGCACTCATGAATAAAAACGTAGGACAGGAACCATCCTTCCTGCTGAGCGAGACACCTTCCATCACGGTGTACTCCGATGCAGGAAGCTATCAGGGATATTCTTACTACAGGATGAGAGGCATAGACCAGACACGTATCAACATGACACTGGATGGTGTGCCGCTGAATGAACCTGAAGATCAAGGTGTCTATTTCTCCAACTATCCTGACTTCCTGAACTCTGTCAGCAACATACAGGTACAGCGCGGGGTAGGTACCTCCAAGAACGGTACCTCCAGCTATGCAGGCAGTTTGCAATTCACCTCACCTTCCTTGCGTGACTCATCAGCCACAACAGTTGGGACAGGTTATGGCTCATACAATACCTATAGGGCATTTGCTGAATACAAAAGCGGACTGCACAACAATATGGGACTATACCTGAGAGGGTCACACCTGCATTCGGATGGGTACCGTGACAACGCTGCCAACACTTCAAGTTCCGTGTTTTACAGCGGAGGTATCTTTCTTCCGAAGAGTATCCTGAAGCTAACCGGTTTTGCGGGAAACCAGCAAAATGAAATGGCTTGGCTGGGTGTATCTGAAGAAATGATTGCTGAAAACCCAAAGGCAAGCGCCAACACAGATCAGGAAGACGATAACTTTACCCAGTCCCTGACACAACTGCAATTCACCCATTTCCTCAACAGCAACGCCACACTGAATGCCAGCGTGTTTTACAATTACCTGGAAGGAAATTATGATTTCGACCTGAATAACTTTTTGGGGCTCCCTTCTACGGATGAACTGTACAACTATGCGTTCAGGTCAAACTTCGTAGGCATGTTTGCCAACTACCAATACGAAACAGACAGGCTTGACTGGACATCAGGCATTCAAGCCAACAGCTATTCACGCAGACATACCGGCTCTGAAAAAACCTTAGGACAACTTTACCAGAATGTCGGCTACAAGCGTGAGTTCAGTGCCTTCTCAAAAGTGGCTTATACGGCAGGCAAGGCAGTGCTGTACGCAGACTTGCAGTACCGCTATACCGACTTTGATTACACACAGCCTCTTGTAGACTTCTCATTGCTTTCGTGGCAGTTCCTGAACCCGAAGGTAGGCATCACCTATCACCTCAGTGAAGCAAGTGACCTTTACTACAGTATAGGAAGAACGGGACGTGAGCCGACAAGGAATGATATGTTTGCAGGATCAGATGAGTTACCGATAGATGAGCAAAACAATCCTGTGCTTTCTTCAACAGATGCCGAATATGTAACAGACCACGAATTGGGATGGCGCTACAACAGCCCTAAGGTATCTGCCAGTGTCAATGCATACTGGATGGACTTCGAAAACGAGATGGTCTTGAACGGGCAGTTTGGTCCGAACGGTCTGGCGCTGAACAGCAACGTGGAAAAAAGTTACCGTACCGGACTGGA
This portion of the Limibacter armeniacum genome encodes:
- a CDS encoding glycyl radical enzyme family protein — protein: MMTYKFALDESFLEKYKNTNPPFGFNGLGELVYMRTYSRLNEDGSNEVWWQTVRRVVEGTYTIQKNHILKYQLGWDDDKAQVSAQEMYDRMFNMKFLPPGRGLWAMGSELTTKRNLFAALNNCSFVSTEKLSEDPVKPFEFLMDMSMLGVGVGFDVKGAGQVKINQPNKEETTTYVIPDSREGWVTSVGMLLDTYLHPNRVAVEFDYSKIRKAGEPIKGFGGVSSGAEPLKKLHNQIIEKFDGRPEDSHISTTDIVDIMNMIGCCVVAGNVRRSAEIVFGDPNDDEYLKLKDYRWNNETMKMEGSAAHRADYGWSSNNSVFAEVGMDYDKVAGQTAVNGEPGYIWLDNIRKFGRMCDAPDYKDARAMGTNPCAEQSLESYELCCLVETFPTRAESKEDFLRTLKFAYLYAKTVTLTNTHWAETNRVLLRNRRIGTSMSGIAQFIEGNGLETLRTWCDEGYNTIQNWDKIYSEWLCVPRSVKTTSIKPSGTVSLLPGVTPGMHYPESNHYIRRIRIAKDSPLLDKCREANFHIEPSVAESNTMVVSIPVEISNVRTVNEVSIWEQVSLAAFIQEFWADNQVSVTVTFKKDEATQIKPILNYYQYRLKSVSFLPKLEMGNTVYPQMPYEEISKDKYDELVKGIKPLNFSEMSGGVDSEAEKFCDGDHCVL
- a CDS encoding TonB-dependent receptor, coding for MKILLTALAALTIGMGNTFAQEQDTTLRQLPEATVSVGYLADGQSPFTFQDISREALMNKNVGQEPSFLLSETPSITVYSDAGSYQGYSYYRMRGIDQTRINMTLDGVPLNEPEDQGVYFSNYPDFLNSVSNIQVQRGVGTSKNGTSSYAGSLQFTSPSLRDSSATTVGTGYGSYNTYRAFAEYKSGLHNNMGLYLRGSHLHSDGYRDNAANTSSSVFYSGGIFLPKSILKLTGFAGNQQNEMAWLGVSEEMIAENPKASANTDQEDDNFTQSLTQLQFTHFLNSNATLNASVFYNYLEGNYDFDLNNFLGLPSTDELYNYAFRSNFVGMFANYQYETDRLDWTSGIQANSYSRRHTGSEKTLGQLYQNVGYKREFSAFSKVAYTAGKAVLYADLQYRYTDFDYTQPLVDFSLLSWQFLNPKVGITYHLSEASDLYYSIGRTGREPTRNDMFAGSDELPIDEQNNPVLSSTDAEYVTDHELGWRYNSPKVSASVNAYWMDFENEMVLNGQFGPNGLALNSNVEKSYRTGLEVSWQYQPIRQLTLINNSSYNYSRITQQETTFSPILTPKVIVNQEVVYRYNKFETALSFRYQSASYMDFANEATLKDYTLLNWRANYQFNHLKLSLMVNNLTNTRYFNNGYIDYDGSRKLFVQAPANWYMMVTYSF